In Canis lupus dingo isolate Sandy chromosome 27, ASM325472v2, whole genome shotgun sequence, one genomic interval encodes:
- the FMNL3 gene encoding formin-like protein 3 isoform X1 has translation MGNLESAEGGPGEPPSVSLLPPPGKMPMPEPCELEERFALVLSSMNLPPDKARLLRQYDNEKKWDLICDQERFQVKNPPHTYIQKLQSFLDPSVTRKKFRRRVQESTKVLRELEISLRTNHIGWVREFLNDENKGLDVLVDYLSFAQCSVMFDFEGLESGDDGAFDKLRSWSRSIEDLQPPSALSAPFTNSLARSARQSVLRYSTLPGRRALKNSRLVSQKDDVHVCILCLRAIMNYQYGFNLVMSHPHAVNEIALSLNNKNPRTKALVLELLAAVCLVRGGHEIILAAFDNFKEVCKELHRFEKLMEYFRNEDSNIDFMVACMQFINIVVHSVEDMNFRVHLQYEFTKLGLEEFLQKSRHTESEKLQVQIQAYLDNVFDVGGLLEDAETKNVALEKVEELEEHVSHLTEKLLDLENENMMRVAELEKQLLQREKELESVKETYENTSHQVHTLRRLIKEKEEAFQRRCHLEPGARGLESVGSEALARIGPAELSEGMLPSDLDLLAPAPPPEEALPLPPPPAPPLPPPPPPLPDKCPPAPPLPGAAPSVVLTVGLSAIRIKKPIKTKFRLPVFNWTALKPNQISGTVFSELDDEKILEDLDLDKFEELFKTKAQGPALDLICSKSKTAQKAASKVTLLEANRAKNLAITLRKAGRSAEEICRAIHTFDLQTLPVDFVECLMRFLPTEAEVKLLRQYERERQPLDELAAEDRFMLLFSKVERLTQRMAGMAFLGNFQDNLQMLTPQLNAIIAASASVKSSQKLKQMLEIILALGNYMNSSKRGAVYGFKLQSLDLLLDTKSTDRKMTLLHFIALTVKEKYPDLANFWHELHFVEKAAAVSLENVLLDVKELGRGMELIRRECSIHDNTVLRNFLSTNEGKLDKLQRDAKTAEEAYNAVVRYFGESPKTTPPSVFFPVFVRFIRSYKEAEQENEARKKQEEVMREKQLAQEAKKLDAKTPSQRNKWQQQELIAELRRRQAKEHRPVYEGKDGTIEDIITVLKSVPFTARTAKRGSRFFCDAAHHDESNC, from the exons AAGTTCAGGAGGAGAGTGCAGGAGTCAACCAAAGTACTGAGGGAGCTGGAGATCTCACTTCGTACCAACCACATTGG GTGGGTGCGGGAATTTCTGAATGATGAAAACAAAGGCCTGGACGTGCTGGTGGATTACCTGTCCTTTGCCCAATGTTCCGTCAT GTTTGACTTTGAGGGTCTGGAGAGTGGCGACGATGGTGCATTTGACAAGCTCCGGTCCTGGAGCAGGTCCATCGAGGACCTGCAGCCACCCAGCGCCCTGTCAGCCCCCTTCACCAACAGCCTCGCTCGCTCTGCGCGCCAGTCTGTGCTCCG GTACAGCACTCTCCCCGGGCGCAGGGCCCTCAAGAACTCCCGCCTGGTGAGCCAGAAGGATGACGTCCACGTTTGTATCCTGTGTCTCAGAGCCATCATGAACTATCAG TACGGATTCAACTTGGTCATGTCCCACCCCCACGCTGTCAATGAGATCGCACTCAGCCTCAACAATAAGAATCCCAG AACCAAAGCCCTTGTCTTGGAGCTGTTGGCAGCTGTGTGTTTGGTGCGGGGAGGTCACGAAATCATCCTCGCTGCCTTTGACAATTTCAAAGAG GTATGCAAGGAGCTACACCGTTTTGAGAAGCTGATGGAGTATTTCCGGAACGAGGACAGCAACATCGACTTCATG GTGGCCTGCATGCAGTTTATCAACATTGTGGTGCACTCGGTGGAGGACATGAACTTCCGGGTCCACCTGCAGTACGAGTTTACCAAGCTGGGGCTGGAGGAGTTCTTGCAG AAGTCAAGGCACACGGAGAGCGAGAAGCTGCAGGTGCAGATCCAGGCATACTTGGACAACGTGTTTGATGTGGGAGGCTTGTTGGAGGATGCTGAGACCAAGAATGTGGCCCTGGAGAAGGTGGAGGAGTTGGAGGAACATGTGTCCCAC CTCACGGAGAAGCTTCTGGACCTAGAGAATGAGAACATGATGCGTGTGGCAGAGCTAGAGAAGCAGCTGCTGCAGCGGGAGAAGGAACTGGAGAGCGTCAAG GAGACTTATGAGAACACGAGCCACCAGGTCCACACCCTGCGGCGGCTCAttaaagagaaggaggaggcctTCCAGCGCCGATGCCACTTGGAACCTGGAGCCCGCGGCCTGGAGTCCGTGGGCAGTGAGGCACTGGCCCGGATAGGCCCTGCAGAGCTGAGTGAGGGCATGCTGCCCTCCGACCTGGACCTCCTGGCTCCAGCCCCGCCGCCCGAGGaggccctgcctctgcctccaccgccggctcctcccctgccccctcctccacccccgtTACCAG ACAAgtgtcccccagccccacctctccCTGGCGCTGCTCCCTCTGTGGTGTTGACAGTAGGCCTGTCAG CCATTCGCATTAAGAAACCTATCAAGACCAAGTTCCGGCTGCCTGTGTTCAACTGGACAGCACTGAAACCCAACCAGATCAGCGGCACTGTCTTCAGTGAACTTGACGACGAGAAGATCCTGGAG GACCTAGACCTGGACAAATTTGAAGAACTGTTCAAGACGaaagcccagggccctgcccttGACCTCATCTGCTCTAAGAGCAAGACAGCACAAAAGGCCGCCAGCAAGGTGACCCTGTTGGAAGCCAATCGTGCCAAGAACCTAGCCATCACCCTCCGCAAGGCTGGCCGCTCGGCCGAGGAGATCTGCAGGGCCATCCACAC GTTTGACCTACAGACGCTGCCGGTGGACTTCGTGGAGTGCCTGATGCGCTTCCTGCCCACGGAGGCCGAGGTGAAGCTGCTGCGGCAGTACGAGCGGGAACGGCAGCCCCTGGACGAGCTGGCGGCCGAGGACCGCTTCATGCTGCTCTTCAGCAAGGTGGAGCGGCTGACCCAGAGGATGGCTGGCATGGCCTTCCTGGGCAACTTCCAGGACAACCTGCAGATGCTCACGCCG CAACTCAACGCCATCATcgcagcctctgcctctgtcaagTCCTCACAGAAGCTGAAGCAGAtgttggag ATCATACTTGCACTGGGGAACTATATGAACAGCAGCAAGCGAGGAGCTGTGTACGGCTTCAAGCTCCAGAGCCTGGATCTG CTGCTGGACACCAAGTCCACTGACAGGAAGATGACGCTGCTGCACTTCATCGCCTTGACGGTGAAGGAGAAATACCCGGACCTGGCCAACTTCTGGCACGAGCTCCACTTTGTGGAAAAGGCCGCGGCAG TGTCCCTGGAGAACGTGCTGCTAGATGTGAAGGAGCTGGGCCGGGGCATGGAGCTGATTCGGCGGGAATGCAGCATACACGACAACACTGTCCTCCGGAACTTCCTCAGCACCAACGAAGGCAAACTGGACAAGCTCCAGCGTGATGCCAAGACAGCTGAG GAGGCCTATAACGCCGTCGTGCGCTACTTTGGCGAGAGTCCCAAGACCACACCCCCTTCTGTATTCTTCCCAGTATTTGTCCGATTCATTCGTTCGTACAAG GAAGCAGAACAAGAGAACGAAGCTagaaagaagcaggaggaggtAATGCGGGAGAAGCAGCTGGCTCAGGAAGCCAAGAAACTGGATGCCAAG ACCCCATCCCAGCGGAACAAGTGGCAGCAGCAGGAGCTAATTGCAGAGTTGAGGCGGCGCCAGGCCAAGGAGCATCGGCCTGTTTACGAGGGGAAGGATGGTACCATTGAGGACATCATTACAG TGCTGAAGAGTGTCCCTTTCACGGCCCGTACTGCCAAGCGGGGCTCACGCTTCTTCTGCGATGCAGCCCACCATGATGAGTCAAACTGTTAA
- the FMNL3 gene encoding formin-like protein 3 isoform X5 codes for MGNLESAEGGPGEPPSVSLLPPPGKMPMPEPCELEERFALVLSSMNLPPDKARLLRQYDNEKKWDLICDQERFQVKNPPHTYIQKLQSFLDPSVTRKKFRRRVQESTKVLRELEISLRTNHIGWVREFLNDENKGLDVLVDYLSFAQCSVMYSTLPGRRALKNSRLVSQKDDVHVCILCLRAIMNYQYGFNLVMSHPHAVNEIALSLNNKNPRTKALVLELLAAVCLVRGGHEIILAAFDNFKEVCKELHRFEKLMEYFRNEDSNIDFMVACMQFINIVVHSVEDMNFRVHLQYEFTKLGLEEFLQKSRHTESEKLQVQIQAYLDNVFDVGGLLEDAETKNVALEKVEELEEHVSHLTEKLLDLENENMMRVAELEKQLLQREKELESVKETYENTSHQVHTLRRLIKEKEEAFQRRCHLEPGARGLESVGSEALARIGPAELSEGMLPSDLDLLAPAPPPEEALPLPPPPAPPLPPPPPPLPDKCPPAPPLPGAAPSVVLTVGLSAIRIKKPIKTKFRLPVFNWTALKPNQISGTVFSELDDEKILEDLDLDKFEELFKTKAQGPALDLICSKSKTAQKAASKVTLLEANRAKNLAITLRKAGRSAEEICRAIHTFDLQTLPVDFVECLMRFLPTEAEVKLLRQYERERQPLDELAAEDRFMLLFSKVERLTQRMAGMAFLGNFQDNLQMLTPQLNAIIAASASVKSSQKLKQMLEIILALGNYMNSSKRGAVYGFKLQSLDLLLDTKSTDRKMTLLHFIALTVKEKYPDLANFWHELHFVEKAAAVSLENVLLDVKELGRGMELIRRECSIHDNTVLRNFLSTNEGKLDKLQRDAKTAEEAYNAVVRYFGESPKTTPPSVFFPVFVRFIRSYKEAEQENEARKKQEEVMREKQLAQEAKKLDAKTPSQRNKWQQQELIAELRRRQAKEHRPVYEGKDGTIEDIITVLKSVPFTARTAKRGSRFFCDAAHHDESNC; via the exons AAGTTCAGGAGGAGAGTGCAGGAGTCAACCAAAGTACTGAGGGAGCTGGAGATCTCACTTCGTACCAACCACATTGG GTGGGTGCGGGAATTTCTGAATGATGAAAACAAAGGCCTGGACGTGCTGGTGGATTACCTGTCCTTTGCCCAATGTTCCGTCAT GTACAGCACTCTCCCCGGGCGCAGGGCCCTCAAGAACTCCCGCCTGGTGAGCCAGAAGGATGACGTCCACGTTTGTATCCTGTGTCTCAGAGCCATCATGAACTATCAG TACGGATTCAACTTGGTCATGTCCCACCCCCACGCTGTCAATGAGATCGCACTCAGCCTCAACAATAAGAATCCCAG AACCAAAGCCCTTGTCTTGGAGCTGTTGGCAGCTGTGTGTTTGGTGCGGGGAGGTCACGAAATCATCCTCGCTGCCTTTGACAATTTCAAAGAG GTATGCAAGGAGCTACACCGTTTTGAGAAGCTGATGGAGTATTTCCGGAACGAGGACAGCAACATCGACTTCATG GTGGCCTGCATGCAGTTTATCAACATTGTGGTGCACTCGGTGGAGGACATGAACTTCCGGGTCCACCTGCAGTACGAGTTTACCAAGCTGGGGCTGGAGGAGTTCTTGCAG AAGTCAAGGCACACGGAGAGCGAGAAGCTGCAGGTGCAGATCCAGGCATACTTGGACAACGTGTTTGATGTGGGAGGCTTGTTGGAGGATGCTGAGACCAAGAATGTGGCCCTGGAGAAGGTGGAGGAGTTGGAGGAACATGTGTCCCAC CTCACGGAGAAGCTTCTGGACCTAGAGAATGAGAACATGATGCGTGTGGCAGAGCTAGAGAAGCAGCTGCTGCAGCGGGAGAAGGAACTGGAGAGCGTCAAG GAGACTTATGAGAACACGAGCCACCAGGTCCACACCCTGCGGCGGCTCAttaaagagaaggaggaggcctTCCAGCGCCGATGCCACTTGGAACCTGGAGCCCGCGGCCTGGAGTCCGTGGGCAGTGAGGCACTGGCCCGGATAGGCCCTGCAGAGCTGAGTGAGGGCATGCTGCCCTCCGACCTGGACCTCCTGGCTCCAGCCCCGCCGCCCGAGGaggccctgcctctgcctccaccgccggctcctcccctgccccctcctccacccccgtTACCAG ACAAgtgtcccccagccccacctctccCTGGCGCTGCTCCCTCTGTGGTGTTGACAGTAGGCCTGTCAG CCATTCGCATTAAGAAACCTATCAAGACCAAGTTCCGGCTGCCTGTGTTCAACTGGACAGCACTGAAACCCAACCAGATCAGCGGCACTGTCTTCAGTGAACTTGACGACGAGAAGATCCTGGAG GACCTAGACCTGGACAAATTTGAAGAACTGTTCAAGACGaaagcccagggccctgcccttGACCTCATCTGCTCTAAGAGCAAGACAGCACAAAAGGCCGCCAGCAAGGTGACCCTGTTGGAAGCCAATCGTGCCAAGAACCTAGCCATCACCCTCCGCAAGGCTGGCCGCTCGGCCGAGGAGATCTGCAGGGCCATCCACAC GTTTGACCTACAGACGCTGCCGGTGGACTTCGTGGAGTGCCTGATGCGCTTCCTGCCCACGGAGGCCGAGGTGAAGCTGCTGCGGCAGTACGAGCGGGAACGGCAGCCCCTGGACGAGCTGGCGGCCGAGGACCGCTTCATGCTGCTCTTCAGCAAGGTGGAGCGGCTGACCCAGAGGATGGCTGGCATGGCCTTCCTGGGCAACTTCCAGGACAACCTGCAGATGCTCACGCCG CAACTCAACGCCATCATcgcagcctctgcctctgtcaagTCCTCACAGAAGCTGAAGCAGAtgttggag ATCATACTTGCACTGGGGAACTATATGAACAGCAGCAAGCGAGGAGCTGTGTACGGCTTCAAGCTCCAGAGCCTGGATCTG CTGCTGGACACCAAGTCCACTGACAGGAAGATGACGCTGCTGCACTTCATCGCCTTGACGGTGAAGGAGAAATACCCGGACCTGGCCAACTTCTGGCACGAGCTCCACTTTGTGGAAAAGGCCGCGGCAG TGTCCCTGGAGAACGTGCTGCTAGATGTGAAGGAGCTGGGCCGGGGCATGGAGCTGATTCGGCGGGAATGCAGCATACACGACAACACTGTCCTCCGGAACTTCCTCAGCACCAACGAAGGCAAACTGGACAAGCTCCAGCGTGATGCCAAGACAGCTGAG GAGGCCTATAACGCCGTCGTGCGCTACTTTGGCGAGAGTCCCAAGACCACACCCCCTTCTGTATTCTTCCCAGTATTTGTCCGATTCATTCGTTCGTACAAG GAAGCAGAACAAGAGAACGAAGCTagaaagaagcaggaggaggtAATGCGGGAGAAGCAGCTGGCTCAGGAAGCCAAGAAACTGGATGCCAAG ACCCCATCCCAGCGGAACAAGTGGCAGCAGCAGGAGCTAATTGCAGAGTTGAGGCGGCGCCAGGCCAAGGAGCATCGGCCTGTTTACGAGGGGAAGGATGGTACCATTGAGGACATCATTACAG TGCTGAAGAGTGTCCCTTTCACGGCCCGTACTGCCAAGCGGGGCTCACGCTTCTTCTGCGATGCAGCCCACCATGATGAGTCAAACTGTTAA
- the FMNL3 gene encoding formin-like protein 3 isoform X3 yields the protein MGNLESAEGGPGEPPSVSLLPPPGKMPMPEPCELEERFALVLSSMNLPPDKARLLRQYDNEKKWDLICDQERFQVKNPPHTYIQKLQSFLDPSVTRKKFRRRVQESTKVLRELEISLRTNHIGWVREFLNDENKGLDVLVDYLSFAQCSVMFDFEGLESGDDGAFDKLRSWSRSIEDLQPPSALSAPFTNSLARSARQSVLRYSTLPGRRALKNSRLVSQKDDVHVCILCLRAIMNYQYGFNLVMSHPHAVNEIALSLNNKNPRTKALVLELLAAVCLVRGGHEIILAAFDNFKEVCKELHRFEKLMEYFRNEDSNIDFMVACMQFINIVVHSVEDMNFRVHLQYEFTKLGLEEFLQKSRHTESEKLQVQIQAYLDNVFDVGGLLEDAETKNVALEKVEELEEHVSHLTEKLLDLENENMMRVAELEKQLLQREKELESVKETYENTSHQVHTLRRLIKEKEEAFQRRCHLEPGARGLESVGSEALARIGPAELSEGMLPSDLDLLAPAPPPEEALPLPPPPAPPLPPPPPPLPDKCPPAPPLPGAAPSVVLTVGLSAIRIKKPIKTKFRLPVFNWTALKPNQISGTVFSELDDEKILEDLDLDKFEELFKTKAQGPALDLICSKSKTAQKAASKVTLLEANRAKNLAITLRKAGRSAEEICRAIHTFDLQTLPVDFVECLMRFLPTEAEVKLLRQYERERQPLDELAAEDRFMLLFSKVERLTQRMAGMAFLGNFQDNLQMLTPQLNAIIAASASVKSSQKLKQMLEIILALGNYMNSSKRGAVYGFKLQSLDLLLDTKSTDRKMTLLHFIALTVKEKYPDLANFWHELHFVEKAAAVSLENVLLDVKELGRGMELIRRECSIHDNTVLRNFLSTNEGKLDKLQRDAKTAEEAYNAVVRYFGESPKTTPPSVFFPVFVRFIRSYKEAEQENEARKKQEEVMREKQLAQEAKKLDAKTPSQRNKWQQQELIAELRRRQAKEHRPVYEGKDGTIEDIITGLHHQPIVVRQARSAAPPTGPPRAPGPH from the exons AAGTTCAGGAGGAGAGTGCAGGAGTCAACCAAAGTACTGAGGGAGCTGGAGATCTCACTTCGTACCAACCACATTGG GTGGGTGCGGGAATTTCTGAATGATGAAAACAAAGGCCTGGACGTGCTGGTGGATTACCTGTCCTTTGCCCAATGTTCCGTCAT GTTTGACTTTGAGGGTCTGGAGAGTGGCGACGATGGTGCATTTGACAAGCTCCGGTCCTGGAGCAGGTCCATCGAGGACCTGCAGCCACCCAGCGCCCTGTCAGCCCCCTTCACCAACAGCCTCGCTCGCTCTGCGCGCCAGTCTGTGCTCCG GTACAGCACTCTCCCCGGGCGCAGGGCCCTCAAGAACTCCCGCCTGGTGAGCCAGAAGGATGACGTCCACGTTTGTATCCTGTGTCTCAGAGCCATCATGAACTATCAG TACGGATTCAACTTGGTCATGTCCCACCCCCACGCTGTCAATGAGATCGCACTCAGCCTCAACAATAAGAATCCCAG AACCAAAGCCCTTGTCTTGGAGCTGTTGGCAGCTGTGTGTTTGGTGCGGGGAGGTCACGAAATCATCCTCGCTGCCTTTGACAATTTCAAAGAG GTATGCAAGGAGCTACACCGTTTTGAGAAGCTGATGGAGTATTTCCGGAACGAGGACAGCAACATCGACTTCATG GTGGCCTGCATGCAGTTTATCAACATTGTGGTGCACTCGGTGGAGGACATGAACTTCCGGGTCCACCTGCAGTACGAGTTTACCAAGCTGGGGCTGGAGGAGTTCTTGCAG AAGTCAAGGCACACGGAGAGCGAGAAGCTGCAGGTGCAGATCCAGGCATACTTGGACAACGTGTTTGATGTGGGAGGCTTGTTGGAGGATGCTGAGACCAAGAATGTGGCCCTGGAGAAGGTGGAGGAGTTGGAGGAACATGTGTCCCAC CTCACGGAGAAGCTTCTGGACCTAGAGAATGAGAACATGATGCGTGTGGCAGAGCTAGAGAAGCAGCTGCTGCAGCGGGAGAAGGAACTGGAGAGCGTCAAG GAGACTTATGAGAACACGAGCCACCAGGTCCACACCCTGCGGCGGCTCAttaaagagaaggaggaggcctTCCAGCGCCGATGCCACTTGGAACCTGGAGCCCGCGGCCTGGAGTCCGTGGGCAGTGAGGCACTGGCCCGGATAGGCCCTGCAGAGCTGAGTGAGGGCATGCTGCCCTCCGACCTGGACCTCCTGGCTCCAGCCCCGCCGCCCGAGGaggccctgcctctgcctccaccgccggctcctcccctgccccctcctccacccccgtTACCAG ACAAgtgtcccccagccccacctctccCTGGCGCTGCTCCCTCTGTGGTGTTGACAGTAGGCCTGTCAG CCATTCGCATTAAGAAACCTATCAAGACCAAGTTCCGGCTGCCTGTGTTCAACTGGACAGCACTGAAACCCAACCAGATCAGCGGCACTGTCTTCAGTGAACTTGACGACGAGAAGATCCTGGAG GACCTAGACCTGGACAAATTTGAAGAACTGTTCAAGACGaaagcccagggccctgcccttGACCTCATCTGCTCTAAGAGCAAGACAGCACAAAAGGCCGCCAGCAAGGTGACCCTGTTGGAAGCCAATCGTGCCAAGAACCTAGCCATCACCCTCCGCAAGGCTGGCCGCTCGGCCGAGGAGATCTGCAGGGCCATCCACAC GTTTGACCTACAGACGCTGCCGGTGGACTTCGTGGAGTGCCTGATGCGCTTCCTGCCCACGGAGGCCGAGGTGAAGCTGCTGCGGCAGTACGAGCGGGAACGGCAGCCCCTGGACGAGCTGGCGGCCGAGGACCGCTTCATGCTGCTCTTCAGCAAGGTGGAGCGGCTGACCCAGAGGATGGCTGGCATGGCCTTCCTGGGCAACTTCCAGGACAACCTGCAGATGCTCACGCCG CAACTCAACGCCATCATcgcagcctctgcctctgtcaagTCCTCACAGAAGCTGAAGCAGAtgttggag ATCATACTTGCACTGGGGAACTATATGAACAGCAGCAAGCGAGGAGCTGTGTACGGCTTCAAGCTCCAGAGCCTGGATCTG CTGCTGGACACCAAGTCCACTGACAGGAAGATGACGCTGCTGCACTTCATCGCCTTGACGGTGAAGGAGAAATACCCGGACCTGGCCAACTTCTGGCACGAGCTCCACTTTGTGGAAAAGGCCGCGGCAG TGTCCCTGGAGAACGTGCTGCTAGATGTGAAGGAGCTGGGCCGGGGCATGGAGCTGATTCGGCGGGAATGCAGCATACACGACAACACTGTCCTCCGGAACTTCCTCAGCACCAACGAAGGCAAACTGGACAAGCTCCAGCGTGATGCCAAGACAGCTGAG GAGGCCTATAACGCCGTCGTGCGCTACTTTGGCGAGAGTCCCAAGACCACACCCCCTTCTGTATTCTTCCCAGTATTTGTCCGATTCATTCGTTCGTACAAG GAAGCAGAACAAGAGAACGAAGCTagaaagaagcaggaggaggtAATGCGGGAGAAGCAGCTGGCTCAGGAAGCCAAGAAACTGGATGCCAAG ACCCCATCCCAGCGGAACAAGTGGCAGCAGCAGGAGCTAATTGCAGAGTTGAGGCGGCGCCAGGCCAAGGAGCATCGGCCTGTTTACGAGGGGAAGGATGGTACCATTGAGGACATCATTACAG GTCTCCACCACCAGCCCATTGTCGTTCGCCAAGCCAGGAGTGCCGCACCGCCCACCGGCCCCCCTCGGGCTCCAGGCCCCCACTAA
- the FMNL3 gene encoding formin-like protein 3 isoform X7, translating to MFDFEGLESGDDGAFDKLRSWSRSIEDLQPPSALSAPFTNSLARSARQSVLRYSTLPGRRALKNSRLVSQKDDVHVCILCLRAIMNYQYGFNLVMSHPHAVNEIALSLNNKNPRTKALVLELLAAVCLVRGGHEIILAAFDNFKEVCKELHRFEKLMEYFRNEDSNIDFMVACMQFINIVVHSVEDMNFRVHLQYEFTKLGLEEFLQKSRHTESEKLQVQIQAYLDNVFDVGGLLEDAETKNVALEKVEELEEHVSHLTEKLLDLENENMMRVAELEKQLLQREKELESVKETYENTSHQVHTLRRLIKEKEEAFQRRCHLEPGARGLESVGSEALARIGPAELSEGMLPSDLDLLAPAPPPEEALPLPPPPAPPLPPPPPPLPDKCPPAPPLPGAAPSVVLTVGLSAIRIKKPIKTKFRLPVFNWTALKPNQISGTVFSELDDEKILEDLDLDKFEELFKTKAQGPALDLICSKSKTAQKAASKVTLLEANRAKNLAITLRKAGRSAEEICRAIHTFDLQTLPVDFVECLMRFLPTEAEVKLLRQYERERQPLDELAAEDRFMLLFSKVERLTQRMAGMAFLGNFQDNLQMLTPQLNAIIAASASVKSSQKLKQMLEIILALGNYMNSSKRGAVYGFKLQSLDLLLDTKSTDRKMTLLHFIALTVKEKYPDLANFWHELHFVEKAAAVSLENVLLDVKELGRGMELIRRECSIHDNTVLRNFLSTNEGKLDKLQRDAKTAEEAYNAVVRYFGESPKTTPPSVFFPVFVRFIRSYKEAEQENEARKKQEEVMREKQLAQEAKKLDAKTPSQRNKWQQQELIAELRRRQAKEHRPVYEGKDGTIEDIITVLKSVPFTARTAKRGSRFFCDAAHHDESNC from the exons AT GTTTGACTTTGAGGGTCTGGAGAGTGGCGACGATGGTGCATTTGACAAGCTCCGGTCCTGGAGCAGGTCCATCGAGGACCTGCAGCCACCCAGCGCCCTGTCAGCCCCCTTCACCAACAGCCTCGCTCGCTCTGCGCGCCAGTCTGTGCTCCG GTACAGCACTCTCCCCGGGCGCAGGGCCCTCAAGAACTCCCGCCTGGTGAGCCAGAAGGATGACGTCCACGTTTGTATCCTGTGTCTCAGAGCCATCATGAACTATCAG TACGGATTCAACTTGGTCATGTCCCACCCCCACGCTGTCAATGAGATCGCACTCAGCCTCAACAATAAGAATCCCAG AACCAAAGCCCTTGTCTTGGAGCTGTTGGCAGCTGTGTGTTTGGTGCGGGGAGGTCACGAAATCATCCTCGCTGCCTTTGACAATTTCAAAGAG GTATGCAAGGAGCTACACCGTTTTGAGAAGCTGATGGAGTATTTCCGGAACGAGGACAGCAACATCGACTTCATG GTGGCCTGCATGCAGTTTATCAACATTGTGGTGCACTCGGTGGAGGACATGAACTTCCGGGTCCACCTGCAGTACGAGTTTACCAAGCTGGGGCTGGAGGAGTTCTTGCAG AAGTCAAGGCACACGGAGAGCGAGAAGCTGCAGGTGCAGATCCAGGCATACTTGGACAACGTGTTTGATGTGGGAGGCTTGTTGGAGGATGCTGAGACCAAGAATGTGGCCCTGGAGAAGGTGGAGGAGTTGGAGGAACATGTGTCCCAC CTCACGGAGAAGCTTCTGGACCTAGAGAATGAGAACATGATGCGTGTGGCAGAGCTAGAGAAGCAGCTGCTGCAGCGGGAGAAGGAACTGGAGAGCGTCAAG GAGACTTATGAGAACACGAGCCACCAGGTCCACACCCTGCGGCGGCTCAttaaagagaaggaggaggcctTCCAGCGCCGATGCCACTTGGAACCTGGAGCCCGCGGCCTGGAGTCCGTGGGCAGTGAGGCACTGGCCCGGATAGGCCCTGCAGAGCTGAGTGAGGGCATGCTGCCCTCCGACCTGGACCTCCTGGCTCCAGCCCCGCCGCCCGAGGaggccctgcctctgcctccaccgccggctcctcccctgccccctcctccacccccgtTACCAG ACAAgtgtcccccagccccacctctccCTGGCGCTGCTCCCTCTGTGGTGTTGACAGTAGGCCTGTCAG CCATTCGCATTAAGAAACCTATCAAGACCAAGTTCCGGCTGCCTGTGTTCAACTGGACAGCACTGAAACCCAACCAGATCAGCGGCACTGTCTTCAGTGAACTTGACGACGAGAAGATCCTGGAG GACCTAGACCTGGACAAATTTGAAGAACTGTTCAAGACGaaagcccagggccctgcccttGACCTCATCTGCTCTAAGAGCAAGACAGCACAAAAGGCCGCCAGCAAGGTGACCCTGTTGGAAGCCAATCGTGCCAAGAACCTAGCCATCACCCTCCGCAAGGCTGGCCGCTCGGCCGAGGAGATCTGCAGGGCCATCCACAC GTTTGACCTACAGACGCTGCCGGTGGACTTCGTGGAGTGCCTGATGCGCTTCCTGCCCACGGAGGCCGAGGTGAAGCTGCTGCGGCAGTACGAGCGGGAACGGCAGCCCCTGGACGAGCTGGCGGCCGAGGACCGCTTCATGCTGCTCTTCAGCAAGGTGGAGCGGCTGACCCAGAGGATGGCTGGCATGGCCTTCCTGGGCAACTTCCAGGACAACCTGCAGATGCTCACGCCG CAACTCAACGCCATCATcgcagcctctgcctctgtcaagTCCTCACAGAAGCTGAAGCAGAtgttggag ATCATACTTGCACTGGGGAACTATATGAACAGCAGCAAGCGAGGAGCTGTGTACGGCTTCAAGCTCCAGAGCCTGGATCTG CTGCTGGACACCAAGTCCACTGACAGGAAGATGACGCTGCTGCACTTCATCGCCTTGACGGTGAAGGAGAAATACCCGGACCTGGCCAACTTCTGGCACGAGCTCCACTTTGTGGAAAAGGCCGCGGCAG TGTCCCTGGAGAACGTGCTGCTAGATGTGAAGGAGCTGGGCCGGGGCATGGAGCTGATTCGGCGGGAATGCAGCATACACGACAACACTGTCCTCCGGAACTTCCTCAGCACCAACGAAGGCAAACTGGACAAGCTCCAGCGTGATGCCAAGACAGCTGAG GAGGCCTATAACGCCGTCGTGCGCTACTTTGGCGAGAGTCCCAAGACCACACCCCCTTCTGTATTCTTCCCAGTATTTGTCCGATTCATTCGTTCGTACAAG GAAGCAGAACAAGAGAACGAAGCTagaaagaagcaggaggaggtAATGCGGGAGAAGCAGCTGGCTCAGGAAGCCAAGAAACTGGATGCCAAG ACCCCATCCCAGCGGAACAAGTGGCAGCAGCAGGAGCTAATTGCAGAGTTGAGGCGGCGCCAGGCCAAGGAGCATCGGCCTGTTTACGAGGGGAAGGATGGTACCATTGAGGACATCATTACAG TGCTGAAGAGTGTCCCTTTCACGGCCCGTACTGCCAAGCGGGGCTCACGCTTCTTCTGCGATGCAGCCCACCATGATGAGTCAAACTGTTAA